Proteins co-encoded in one Flavobacteriaceae bacterium MAR_2009_75 genomic window:
- a CDS encoding valyl-tRNA synthetase: MDIPSKYDSQKAENHWYDYWMENDYFSSLPDEREPYTIVIPPPNVTGVLHMGHMLNNTIQDVLTRRARLMGKNACWVPGMDHASIATEAKVVAKLKSEGIEKTDLSRDEFLKHAWDWTNEYGGVILEQLKKLGCSCDWNRTKFTMDDDMYQSVIKVFVDLFNKGLIYRGHRMVNWDPEALTTLSDEEVIYEEKQGLLYYLSYAIEGSDEKVTIATTRPETILGDTAICINPNDDRYKHLKGKNAIVPICNRVIPIIEDEYVDIEFGTGCLKITPAHDVNDKALGEKHKLETIDIFNANATLNSFGLHYEGKDRFVVRKEISKELEENGFLIKKENYVNKVGTSERTKAVIEPRLSDQWFLKMEDLVKPALKAVLDTEEVRFFPKKFENTYRHWMENIRDWNISRQLWWGQQIPAYYFGDGQNDFVVAETIESALKLAQEKSGSTGLSKEDLRQDEDALDTWFSSWLWPISVFNGILEPDNKEVNYYYPTSDLVTGPDIIFFWVARMIISGYEYRDERPFKNVYFTGLVRDKQRRKMSKSLGNSPDALKLIETYGADGVRVGLLLSSAAGNDLMFDEDLCQQGKNFANKIWNGFRLLKGWEVKEQAQPEASKLGIEWYTAKFNQVLEEIEDHFSKYRISDALMAIYKLVWDDYSSWLLEIIKPEYQKPIDKTTYDAVIHLFEQNLKLLHPFMPFLTEEVWQHITERSSEDALVVSVWPKVQKTDQSLIIDFDFASEVVSGVRNIRKEKNIPMKEALQLSVLNEGGVTNSWDEVIKKLTNVSEINYVEASVDGALSFRVKSNEYFVPMNGAIDVEAEIKKIQEELKYTKGFLNSVEKKLGNERFVNNAPEQVIVNERKKQSDAISKIETLEKSLASLK, from the coding sequence ATGGATATCCCTTCGAAATACGACTCGCAAAAAGCGGAGAACCACTGGTATGATTACTGGATGGAGAATGACTACTTTTCATCTCTACCCGATGAAAGAGAGCCGTATACTATTGTAATTCCCCCACCCAATGTAACTGGAGTATTGCATATGGGGCACATGTTGAACAATACTATTCAAGATGTATTGACCCGAAGGGCCCGTCTAATGGGTAAAAATGCATGCTGGGTACCCGGTATGGATCATGCATCGATTGCAACAGAAGCGAAAGTAGTGGCCAAGCTCAAAAGTGAGGGTATAGAAAAGACCGACTTAAGCAGAGATGAGTTTTTAAAACATGCTTGGGATTGGACAAATGAGTACGGTGGGGTGATTCTAGAACAACTCAAGAAATTAGGATGTTCATGCGATTGGAACCGTACTAAGTTTACCATGGATGATGACATGTACCAATCAGTTATCAAGGTTTTCGTCGATTTATTCAATAAAGGTCTCATCTATCGCGGTCATCGCATGGTCAATTGGGACCCTGAGGCACTTACCACACTATCAGATGAAGAAGTTATTTATGAAGAGAAACAAGGGCTTTTATATTATTTGTCATATGCTATTGAAGGTTCTGATGAAAAAGTAACCATTGCTACCACAAGACCGGAAACTATTTTGGGTGATACGGCTATTTGCATCAATCCTAATGATGATAGATATAAGCATCTCAAAGGTAAGAATGCCATTGTGCCTATATGTAATAGGGTAATTCCGATTATCGAAGACGAGTATGTAGATATTGAGTTTGGTACGGGGTGTTTGAAGATTACACCGGCCCATGACGTAAATGATAAGGCACTTGGTGAAAAGCATAAGCTTGAGACCATCGATATTTTTAATGCCAATGCCACCCTCAATTCTTTCGGACTTCATTATGAAGGAAAGGACCGTTTTGTGGTCAGAAAGGAGATTTCAAAAGAATTGGAAGAAAACGGTTTTCTAATTAAAAAAGAAAACTATGTGAATAAAGTAGGTACTTCAGAACGAACTAAAGCTGTTATTGAGCCCCGTTTGAGCGATCAATGGTTCTTAAAGATGGAAGATTTGGTCAAACCGGCATTAAAAGCTGTTCTAGATACCGAAGAAGTACGATTTTTTCCTAAAAAATTTGAAAACACCTACCGTCACTGGATGGAGAACATCAGAGACTGGAATATATCACGTCAACTTTGGTGGGGTCAACAGATACCTGCCTATTATTTTGGTGACGGGCAAAATGATTTTGTAGTAGCGGAAACCATCGAAAGCGCTCTTAAGCTGGCACAGGAGAAATCGGGTAGCACCGGTTTGTCAAAAGAAGATTTACGTCAAGATGAAGATGCGTTAGACACTTGGTTTTCTTCTTGGTTGTGGCCAATAAGCGTGTTCAATGGTATACTTGAGCCCGATAATAAAGAGGTAAATTATTACTATCCAACCAGTGATTTGGTCACCGGGCCCGACATTATTTTCTTCTGGGTAGCACGAATGATAATTTCTGGCTATGAATACCGTGATGAGCGACCGTTCAAAAATGTATATTTTACGGGTTTGGTGAGGGATAAGCAACGTCGTAAGATGTCAAAATCTCTAGGAAACTCCCCCGACGCTTTAAAACTTATAGAGACCTATGGGGCAGACGGTGTGAGAGTAGGACTTTTACTAAGCTCAGCTGCCGGTAATGATTTAATGTTTGATGAAGACCTTTGCCAGCAGGGCAAGAATTTTGCTAATAAAATTTGGAACGGGTTTCGTTTGCTAAAAGGGTGGGAGGTAAAAGAACAAGCCCAGCCAGAAGCTTCTAAATTGGGAATCGAATGGTATACTGCTAAATTCAATCAGGTTTTAGAAGAGATTGAAGACCATTTTAGTAAATATAGAATTTCAGATGCCCTAATGGCAATTTATAAGTTGGTTTGGGATGATTACAGTTCTTGGTTGCTGGAGATAATTAAACCTGAATATCAAAAGCCTATCGATAAGACTACGTACGACGCTGTAATTCATCTTTTTGAGCAGAACCTTAAGTTATTGCATCCGTTTATGCCGTTCCTTACTGAGGAGGTTTGGCAACATATAACCGAGAGAAGTTCGGAAGATGCCTTGGTGGTTTCGGTATGGCCAAAGGTGCAAAAGACCGATCAAAGTTTGATCATCGATTTTGATTTTGCTTCTGAAGTGGTTTCCGGTGTTCGTAACATTCGTAAAGAAAAAAACATACCCATGAAAGAAGCGTTGCAGCTTTCAGTGTTAAATGAAGGTGGGGTAACCAATAGTTGGGATGAGGTAATAAAAAAATTGACCAATGTGTCTGAAATCAATTATGTTGAGGCATCGGTAGATGGGGCCTTATCTTTTAGGGTAAAAAGCAATGAGTATTTTGTTCCAATGAACGGGGCCATCGATGTTGAAGCTGAAATCAAGAAGATTCAAGAAGAATTAAAATACACCAAAGGGTTTTTGAATTCGGTTGAAAAGAAACTGGGAAACGAACGATTTGTCAATAATGCCCCTGAACAAGTTATTGTAAACGAGAGAAAAAAACAGTCTGATGCCATTTCTAAGATCGAGACTTTAGAAAAAAGTTTGGCAAGTTTAAAGTAA
- a CDS encoding TetR family transcriptional regulator translates to MRLKDDAKIEAIFNATIELTGEVGLNRLTMSAIATRAKIASGTLYIYFNSKEQLLNNLYKRLISEGTLSLLPAITHLPIKQQIFNIWSSVLKFRMDNTSEVAFMHEFRYSPLISDEAKEMDKEFVLHVLRLLNEGKKELIVKELDNDVLFPLLYGYVDNLARHLTHKKIKLTPEIVRQTFQVCWDAIKA, encoded by the coding sequence GTGAGATTAAAAGATGATGCCAAAATAGAGGCGATTTTCAATGCAACTATTGAACTGACCGGTGAGGTCGGTTTGAATAGGCTTACTATGTCGGCTATAGCCACTAGGGCAAAAATTGCAAGTGGTACACTGTATATTTATTTCAACAGTAAAGAACAATTGTTGAACAACCTGTATAAGAGACTTATCTCTGAGGGAACTTTATCACTTCTACCTGCCATCACACACCTACCGATAAAACAGCAAATTTTCAACATCTGGTCCAGCGTTCTAAAATTTAGAATGGATAATACTTCAGAAGTAGCATTTATGCACGAATTTAGATATTCTCCACTGATTTCAGATGAGGCGAAAGAAATGGATAAAGAGTTTGTGCTGCATGTACTTCGCCTTTTGAATGAAGGAAAAAAAGAATTGATTGTTAAAGAACTCGATAACGATGTATTATTTCCGTTATTATATGGTTACGTTGATAACCTTGCTAGACACCTCACCCATAAGAAAATCAAACTTACCCCTGAGATTGTAAGACAAACGTTTCAAGTTTGTTGGGATGCTATTAAGGCCTGA
- a CDS encoding creatinine amidohydrolase, whose amino-acid sequence MRPYILAETNWNALKDFKFDMAILPWGATEAHNYHLPYATDNIQADYMTAEIAKQVWERGGKPIVLPTIPFGVNTGQSDIYLDINLNPSTQLAILTDIVEVLNRQGVYKLLIFNGHGGNNFKPLVRELGLKFPKMFISFCFFPQVLNKDKYFEEQGDHADEMETSLMLYLRSDLVLPKEKWGNGASKNHKIKAFSEGWAWSERKWSEISADTGVGNPSKASTEKGELFFNDVTKKMGDFVLEVCHADIEDLYE is encoded by the coding sequence ATGAGACCTTATATTCTTGCCGAAACGAATTGGAATGCTTTAAAGGATTTTAAATTTGATATGGCCATTTTACCTTGGGGAGCTACTGAAGCTCACAACTATCATTTGCCATATGCTACAGATAACATTCAGGCCGATTATATGACAGCTGAGATTGCGAAACAAGTGTGGGAAAGGGGCGGTAAACCAATTGTTTTGCCAACCATACCTTTTGGCGTCAACACTGGGCAGTCAGATATTTATTTGGATATAAATCTGAATCCGAGCACCCAATTGGCCATACTGACCGATATAGTAGAGGTCTTGAATAGACAAGGTGTTTACAAACTTCTTATATTTAATGGTCACGGAGGCAATAACTTCAAACCTCTAGTTCGCGAACTCGGGCTCAAGTTTCCTAAGATGTTCATTAGCTTTTGCTTCTTTCCTCAAGTATTGAATAAAGACAAATACTTTGAAGAGCAAGGGGATCATGCCGATGAGATGGAAACCAGTTTAATGCTTTATTTAAGATCTGACTTGGTTTTGCCCAAAGAAAAATGGGGTAATGGAGCTTCTAAAAACCATAAAATAAAAGCTTTCTCCGAAGGTTGGGCTTGGTCTGAGCGAAAATGGTCTGAAATTAGTGCCGACACAGGTGTAGGAAATCCGTCTAAAGCATCAACAGAAAAAGGAGAGCTTTTTTTTAATGATGTTACCAAAAAAATGGGAGATTTTGTACTTGAGGTCTGTCATGCCGATATCGAAGACCTATACGAATAA
- a CDS encoding acyl-CoA-binding protein gives MKKEKLHTDFERAVDFINNYTEPLPADLLLKLYAYYKIANKNFRSPDSSVPLINAFKANALIQAKNMSRTDAMKAYIKLVRSEVKKS, from the coding sequence ATGAAGAAGGAGAAATTACATACTGATTTCGAAAGGGCTGTAGACTTTATCAATAACTACACCGAACCCTTGCCTGCCGATTTGCTTTTAAAGCTATACGCCTATTACAAAATCGCCAATAAGAACTTTCGCAGCCCAGATAGCAGTGTGCCTTTAATAAATGCATTTAAGGCCAACGCCTTGATACAAGCAAAGAACATGAGCCGTACAGATGCAATGAAAGCCTACATCAAATTGGTAAGGAGCGAAGTAAAGAAATCTTAA
- a CDS encoding phosphatidylserine decarboxylase — translation MFHREGQKIILTTFFIVCAIILASQFYVNILWLRWGLQVLAVIFLILILQFFRNPSRRANKNFDEILAPVDGKVVVIEEVEETEYFKGKRRQVSIFMSPTNVHVTRYPASGSVKYSKYHPGKYLVAWHPKSSTENERTTVVIRTPKFGDILYRQIAGALARRIVNYAEEGESVQQGEDAGFIKFGSRVDVFLPLDCAVTVKLNQKVIGATTCIAAIVKKDEEGEITY, via the coding sequence ATGTTTCATAGAGAGGGTCAAAAGATAATATTGACCACCTTTTTTATCGTTTGTGCCATTATATTGGCATCTCAATTCTATGTAAATATTCTATGGTTACGTTGGGGGCTTCAGGTTCTGGCTGTAATCTTCTTGATTCTAATACTTCAATTTTTTCGAAACCCTTCTCGAAGGGCCAATAAGAACTTTGATGAAATTTTAGCTCCGGTCGATGGTAAAGTCGTTGTGATTGAAGAAGTAGAAGAAACCGAATATTTCAAAGGCAAAAGGCGTCAAGTTTCTATATTCATGTCACCGACCAATGTACACGTGACCCGATATCCCGCAAGCGGAAGCGTTAAATATTCAAAATATCATCCTGGTAAATATTTAGTGGCATGGCACCCCAAATCAAGCACCGAGAACGAACGCACGACCGTGGTAATCAGAACCCCAAAATTCGGTGATATTTTATATCGGCAAATTGCCGGTGCCTTGGCTCGACGCATTGTCAATTATGCTGAAGAGGGAGAAAGCGTACAACAAGGTGAAGATGCCGGTTTTATCAAGTTCGGTTCACGAGTTGATGTGTTTTTGCCTCTTGACTGTGCGGTAACCGTTAAATTGAACCAAAAAGTAATAGGTGCAACAACCTGTATCGCTGCCATCGTTAAAAAGGATGAAGAAGGAGAAATTACATACTGA
- a CDS encoding phosphatidate cytidylyltransferase: protein MREILRRSLTGAVYIILLLSVVFLSSDAFDFLFMVFGLACLNEYKKLVGLRGLHIYFAYLVLWWAYIYFVTEIWMVYALLFCTITTNFTLLVYLFSKKDKLFNTLQKFIIGLFYVGGGFIFLTMIPYTNNDFVKFLIIGIFILIWVNDSFAYITGRAFGKHKLFSRVSPKKTVEGAIGGLLFAMATAYFLGKYEPIVTPMQWVFISVVIVVAGSLGDLVESKFKRAAGVKDSGAILPGHGGMLDRLDSLVFAAPFAYLTLKIIAYVS, encoded by the coding sequence ATGAGGGAAATACTTAGAAGATCATTAACTGGGGCAGTATATATAATTTTACTGCTATCCGTCGTATTTCTGAGCTCAGATGCATTTGATTTTTTGTTTATGGTGTTTGGGCTTGCATGCCTAAATGAATACAAAAAACTAGTAGGTCTAAGAGGCCTGCACATCTACTTCGCATATTTGGTTCTTTGGTGGGCCTATATTTACTTCGTTACGGAGATTTGGATGGTCTATGCCCTTCTTTTTTGCACGATTACCACCAATTTCACCTTATTGGTCTATCTTTTCTCTAAGAAAGATAAGCTTTTCAATACCCTTCAAAAGTTTATAATTGGACTATTTTACGTGGGTGGCGGATTTATTTTTTTAACAATGATTCCCTATACGAACAATGACTTTGTCAAGTTCCTTATTATAGGTATTTTTATCCTGATTTGGGTAAACGATTCGTTTGCCTATATTACGGGCCGTGCCTTTGGAAAGCACAAATTATTTAGTCGTGTTTCTCCTAAAAAAACAGTGGAAGGAGCTATCGGAGGTTTACTTTTTGCAATGGCAACGGCTTACTTTTTGGGCAAATACGAGCCTATAGTAACCCCCATGCAATGGGTGTTCATTTCAGTAGTAATTGTAGTAGCAGGAAGTCTAGGAGATTTAGTGGAGTCAAAATTTAAACGAGCCGCAGGGGTAAAAGATAGTGGAGCGATACTACCTGGGCATGGAGGCATGTTAGACCGCTTAGACAGTTTGGTATTCGCAGCCCCGTTCGCTTATTTAACGTTAAAAATTATAGCCTATGTTTCATAG